Proteins from a single region of Acidobacteriota bacterium:
- a CDS encoding MerR family transcriptional regulator, with the protein MKYRRGAAQKTECLGLACDLGRIPGGSQVDGFSAQQASKLTGCTAHQLRYWDRVKLVVPSVQTTGGRPGKRRLYSFRDLVSLRVVRSLLDNGMSVQRVRRAWTYLRRSADMDQHLSEVKLVAEGGAIYAIVDDDQILDALRQGQLAFFGAINEITLDVEEDVTRFELDRERFLDMLQRVEDDVIAEGEAAAR; encoded by the coding sequence ATGAAATATCGTCGTGGGGCAGCACAAAAGACGGAATGTCTGGGCCTGGCATGCGACTTGGGAAGAATACCGGGAGGATCACAGGTGGATGGGTTCAGTGCTCAGCAGGCGTCGAAACTAACGGGGTGCACTGCGCACCAGCTGCGCTACTGGGACCGGGTGAAGCTTGTTGTTCCGTCCGTCCAGACGACGGGGGGAAGGCCGGGGAAGCGGCGCCTGTACTCGTTTCGAGACCTTGTCTCCCTCAGGGTCGTGCGGTCGCTTCTTGACAACGGCATGTCGGTGCAGCGGGTGCGCCGTGCCTGGACGTATCTTCGGCGATCGGCCGACATGGACCAGCATCTCTCCGAAGTGAAGCTCGTCGCCGAGGGTGGGGCAATCTACGCAATCGTTGACGACGACCAGATACTCGATGCGCTGCGCCAGGGGCAGCTTGCGTTTTTTGGGGCGATCAACGAGATCACCCTCGACGTTGAAGAGGACGTGACACGGTTCGAGCTAGACCGGGAACGCTTCCTCGACATGTTGCAACGAGTCGAAGACGACGTCATCGCTGAAGGTGAAGCGGCAGCCCGGTAG
- a CDS encoding DUF58 domain-containing protein has product MPTTRGWAALGAGGALIVLWIAFGEQLLLATATFLVLGTLAGMIQVRRSAPSVEVSREISPTQIHDGDSAIVKLELLSRRRSANVLVTDSVGSLGSAVFLADRLSADVPMVARYEVDCRPRGIYTVGPAHIKVQDLLGLADRGRTMGSTSRLVVYPKVDPLVGLPIVRGQDPTQNVARSRHSPVGGDDFFTLRQYQQGDDLRRVHWPSSARMDQLMIKQLEMPWQSRAFIALDPRHSAYPSPAAFEHAVRGAASVVAHLQKSGFAPTVWLGGTRVTHVNGHNAYNRTLEELAGIQMSRTLSLSAAFAKVRNTGVRGGVLVLVTGTPDSDLIGVYRLLSRDYRTAIIMASTTESSVAADHLANAGVTYLTSHDGESWTSAWRIGMERTWSTATA; this is encoded by the coding sequence GTGCCGACTACCCGGGGCTGGGCAGCGCTCGGGGCGGGCGGCGCGTTGATCGTCCTTTGGATAGCGTTCGGCGAACAGCTACTCCTCGCGACTGCAACGTTTCTGGTGCTCGGCACCCTTGCGGGGATGATTCAGGTCCGGCGTAGCGCACCCAGCGTGGAGGTTTCACGTGAGATATCACCAACGCAGATCCACGACGGTGACTCAGCCATTGTGAAGCTTGAGCTTTTATCTCGCCGCCGTTCAGCAAATGTGCTGGTCACCGACTCAGTCGGTTCCCTCGGTTCGGCGGTGTTCCTGGCCGACCGTCTTAGCGCCGACGTACCGATGGTGGCGCGTTACGAGGTCGACTGTCGACCCCGCGGAATCTACACCGTCGGCCCCGCACACATCAAGGTTCAGGATCTTCTCGGACTCGCTGATCGCGGTCGCACCATGGGATCTACGAGCCGTCTCGTTGTCTACCCGAAAGTCGATCCCTTGGTGGGCCTCCCGATCGTGCGTGGTCAGGACCCGACCCAGAACGTTGCACGATCGCGGCACTCCCCCGTCGGCGGCGACGACTTCTTCACACTTCGCCAGTATCAGCAGGGAGACGACCTGCGTCGGGTGCACTGGCCATCGTCGGCGCGCATGGATCAACTGATGATCAAGCAGCTCGAAATGCCCTGGCAAAGTCGCGCCTTTATTGCACTTGATCCCCGTCACTCGGCGTACCCATCGCCTGCTGCTTTCGAGCACGCGGTACGGGGGGCGGCATCCGTCGTGGCACACCTCCAGAAATCTGGATTCGCACCGACCGTGTGGCTCGGCGGGACACGGGTAACACACGTCAACGGGCACAATGCCTACAACAGAACGCTCGAAGAGTTAGCCGGCATCCAAATGAGTAGAACGCTGAGTCTGTCTGCCGCATTCGCAAAGGTTAGAAATACCGGCGTACGCGGCGGAGTTCTGGTTCTTGTGACCGGCACACCCGACTCCGACCTGATTGGGGTGTACCGGTTGTTGAGCCGCGACTATCGGACTGCGATTATCATGGCGTCAACAACAGAGTCGAGCGTGGCAGCCGACCATCTCGCAAACGCCGGCGTGACCTATCTGACGTCGCACGACGGAGAGTCGTGGACATCAGCCTGGAGGATCGGAATGGAGAGAACATGGTCTACCGCAACAGCGTGA
- a CDS encoding AAA family ATPase, protein MCLLSGGHALIEDVPGVGKTLLAKSLARSIDCSFQRIQFTPDLLPSDVTGVSVWDRDSSEFRFRPGPVFANVVLGDEINRASPKTQAALLEAMEEHQVTVDTQTHKLAEPFIVVATQNPIEHEGTYPLPEAQLDRFMMRISMGYPSRDKELEMLSTHADRSTFEDIGPVVDAQDVVQMSNVVLRVHVSDEVRSYIVDLVEATRRHHEFLLGASPRAGLNLQRAARAKAAVAQRDFVMPDDVKFITPSVLNHRLILQPEALMRGLAVGEVVESILEATPVPGMRTVV, encoded by the coding sequence GCGCTCATTGAGGATGTCCCCGGCGTCGGCAAGACCCTCCTTGCCAAGTCACTGGCACGTTCGATTGACTGCTCATTTCAACGAATCCAGTTCACCCCAGACCTGCTTCCATCGGACGTCACCGGCGTATCGGTGTGGGATCGTGACTCCTCCGAGTTCCGGTTTCGCCCCGGACCGGTCTTCGCAAACGTCGTACTTGGTGATGAGATCAATCGTGCAAGCCCGAAAACCCAGGCCGCACTCTTGGAGGCGATGGAAGAGCATCAAGTAACCGTCGACACCCAGACCCACAAACTCGCTGAGCCGTTCATCGTCGTTGCTACTCAGAACCCGATCGAACACGAAGGCACCTACCCCCTCCCCGAAGCGCAGCTTGACCGTTTCATGATGCGGATTTCGATGGGGTATCCGTCACGCGATAAGGAACTTGAGATGTTGAGCACTCATGCGGACCGCTCCACATTTGAAGACATCGGACCCGTGGTTGACGCACAGGACGTCGTGCAGATGAGTAACGTCGTGCTTCGTGTCCACGTTTCCGACGAAGTTCGTTCTTACATCGTCGACCTAGTCGAAGCGACGCGTCGCCATCACGAGTTTCTTCTCGGAGCCTCGCCACGTGCGGGTCTCAATCTGCAACGTGCTGCTCGAGCCAAAGCGGCAGTGGCGCAGCGCGACTTTGTAATGCCCGATGATGTGAAGTTCATCACCCCGTCGGTTCTAAACCACCGGCTGATCCTTCAACCCGAAGCTCTGATGCGGGGGCTTGCCGTGGGCGAGGTTGTTGAGTCGATCCTGGAGGCCACGCCGGTCCCCGGCATGAGGACTGTCGTCTAG